In Dysgonomonadaceae bacterium zrk40, one genomic interval encodes:
- a CDS encoding DUF4981 domain-containing protein: MNSKKLWTAISFLAVLFTSTAKTPEWENPLVFGINKEEARATSMPYNAESLAVSDQYEQSPWYLSLNGTWKFNWVLRPAERPVDFYRDDYDTRHWGEIEVPGNWELQGYGTPIYTNVRYVFPANPPHIPHEDNPVGSYKRTFTLPDAWDGRRVFLHFESSATAMYVWINGEKVGYSQVTKMPAEFDITPYLKKGNNTVAVEAYRWSDGSYLEDQDFWRLSGFDRGIYLYSTDQVRIRDFSINAGLDNAYRNGTLEIEAELKNYQSTNAAMQLEMVLIDNQGKQILSQTKPANVKSNNSGVVRYSHKVSSPHHWSNETPVLYTVVLNLRDAAGKLIESTSAKTGFREVEIKDAQLMLNGKPLMVRGVNLHEHHQHNGHTVDRETMLRDIQLMKQFNVNAVRMSHYPHSTLWYELCDEYGLLVCNEANIETHGMGAEWQGGFDKSKHPAYLPKWADAHRDRIVRMYERDKNHPSVIMWSMGNECGNGPIFYEMYEWLKEQDPSRPVLFEQAGQNENTDIVAPMYAGFGSIREYASRTDVTRPYIMCEFAHAMGNSLGNFPEYFELFDTAPHMQGGFIWDWVDQGLATRDENGRFYWGYGGDFGAARYTHDENFCINGVVSPAREPHPGLYEVKKVYQDILFKNKEVEKGIITITNRFLYHNLNRYDFRWELIRNGEQAAEGTLKIDLPAGMSKDITIPLPDLTSEKGGEYFLNIFASIRTPELMRSTGHEIAREQFAIGTQNWFSAHGEIQGEASAKISRERGMITYNSGDVTIHFRERSGELVAYQHKGKTLLRGAPQPQFWRAPTDNDFGNRMQLHSSVWRNAGNNKEVIAVDVDEADDVLTIITTYRLHDVSSNYTMTYTASPGGKLYVVGSWEAGRENLPEMPRFGMQMRLQKEYDLFSWYGRGPWENYSDRKSAALIGSYSSSVADQYVPYVRPQENGYKTDVRWLTLTNEEGEGIRIEGLQPLGVSALHYLPEDFDPGFTKKQQHINDINPRNEVILHVDLNQRGLGGEDSWGRLPHEQYRLLDNQYAYGFVISPAGR, translated from the coding sequence ATGAACAGTAAGAAGCTATGGACTGCCATCTCATTTTTGGCGGTTTTATTCACATCAACAGCAAAGACACCCGAATGGGAGAACCCGTTGGTATTCGGGATCAACAAAGAAGAGGCACGGGCCACGTCGATGCCCTACAATGCAGAATCACTTGCAGTATCAGACCAGTATGAGCAATCACCCTGGTACCTCTCACTCAACGGAACCTGGAAATTCAACTGGGTGCTGCGACCGGCAGAGCGACCGGTAGACTTTTACAGGGATGATTACGACACCCGCCATTGGGGAGAGATTGAGGTTCCCGGCAACTGGGAGTTGCAGGGATACGGCACACCCATTTACACCAACGTACGATATGTCTTCCCTGCCAACCCACCCCACATACCACACGAAGACAATCCGGTAGGAAGCTACAAGCGAACCTTCACCCTCCCCGATGCGTGGGATGGCAGACGTGTCTTTCTGCATTTCGAAAGCAGCGCCACAGCCATGTATGTCTGGATCAACGGTGAAAAAGTGGGATACAGCCAGGTAACCAAGATGCCGGCCGAATTTGACATCACCCCCTATCTGAAAAAGGGCAATAACACAGTTGCAGTAGAGGCATATCGCTGGAGCGACGGCTCCTATCTGGAAGATCAGGATTTCTGGCGCCTGTCAGGGTTCGATCGCGGCATTTACCTCTATAGCACGGACCAGGTGCGTATTCGTGATTTCTCAATCAATGCGGGACTCGATAATGCTTACAGGAATGGCACACTGGAGATTGAAGCAGAGCTGAAGAACTATCAATCTACAAATGCAGCGATGCAACTGGAGATGGTACTCATCGACAACCAGGGCAAACAAATCCTCTCCCAGACGAAACCGGCAAACGTGAAAAGCAACAACAGCGGAGTTGTGCGATACAGCCACAAGGTTTCGTCCCCCCATCATTGGAGCAACGAAACACCTGTTCTCTATACGGTGGTGCTGAACCTGCGTGACGCTGCCGGCAAGCTGATCGAGTCCACATCTGCCAAAACAGGCTTCCGCGAGGTGGAGATCAAGGATGCGCAACTGATGCTAAACGGTAAGCCGCTGATGGTAAGGGGTGTGAACCTCCATGAGCACCATCAACACAACGGACACACAGTGGATCGCGAGACGATGCTCAGGGATATTCAACTGATGAAACAGTTCAATGTCAACGCCGTAAGAATGAGTCATTATCCACACAGCACCCTGTGGTATGAGCTTTGCGATGAATATGGTTTGCTGGTATGCAACGAAGCCAACATAGAGACACACGGCATGGGTGCAGAATGGCAGGGAGGATTCGACAAGAGCAAGCATCCCGCCTATCTCCCCAAATGGGCCGATGCGCACCGTGACCGCATTGTCCGCATGTATGAACGGGACAAGAACCACCCTTCGGTGATCATGTGGAGCATGGGGAATGAGTGCGGTAACGGACCAATCTTTTATGAGATGTATGAATGGTTGAAAGAGCAGGATCCGTCACGTCCGGTACTGTTCGAGCAGGCGGGACAGAACGAGAACACCGACATCGTGGCACCCATGTATGCCGGATTTGGGTCCATCAGGGAGTATGCATCACGCACAGATGTAACCCGTCCCTATATCATGTGTGAGTTTGCCCATGCCATGGGCAACAGCCTGGGTAACTTCCCGGAGTACTTTGAGTTGTTCGACACGGCACCCCATATGCAGGGTGGTTTTATCTGGGACTGGGTAGACCAGGGACTGGCCACCCGTGATGAGAATGGTCGTTTCTACTGGGGTTATGGGGGTGACTTTGGTGCAGCACGCTATACCCACGATGAGAATTTCTGCATCAACGGTGTGGTAAGCCCGGCACGGGAGCCACACCCCGGACTCTATGAGGTAAAAAAAGTTTATCAGGACATCCTGTTCAAGAATAAGGAGGTCGAAAAGGGAATCATTACAATCACCAACCGCTTCCTGTACCACAACCTCAACCGGTATGATTTCCGCTGGGAGCTGATTCGTAATGGAGAGCAGGCTGCAGAAGGGACTCTGAAGATAGATCTTCCTGCCGGGATGTCGAAAGATATCACGATTCCCCTACCCGATCTTACCAGCGAAAAGGGGGGTGAGTATTTCCTCAACATTTTTGCCTCGATCCGCACGCCGGAGCTGATGCGCTCTACCGGCCACGAGATCGCCCGTGAACAGTTTGCGATAGGCACACAGAATTGGTTTTCCGCTCATGGCGAAATCCAAGGGGAAGCCTCAGCTAAAATCAGCAGAGAGAGGGGCATGATCACCTATAACAGCGGTGATGTCACCATTCATTTTCGCGAGCGAAGCGGTGAACTTGTTGCCTACCAGCACAAAGGAAAGACACTCCTGCGGGGAGCTCCCCAGCCGCAATTCTGGCGTGCCCCTACCGACAATGATTTTGGCAACCGCATGCAGCTCCATTCATCTGTATGGCGCAATGCCGGAAACAACAAAGAGGTGATTGCGGTCGATGTGGATGAGGCAGATGATGTGCTCACCATCATCACCACCTATCGACTGCACGATGTGTCGTCCAACTACACCATGACCTATACCGCCTCACCCGGCGGAAAGCTCTACGTAGTGGGCAGCTGGGAAGCCGGCAGAGAAAATCTGCCGGAGATGCCTCGCTTTGGAATGCAGATGCGACTGCAAAAAGAGTATGACCTGTTCAGCTGGTATGGACGTGGACCCTGGGAAAACTATTCCGACCGCAAGAGTGCGGCGCTGATTGGCAGCTACAGCAGCAGTGTGGCAGATCAGTATGTTCCCTATGTACGCCCCCAGGAGAATGGGTACAAAACTGATGTGCGATGGCTCACCCTCACCAACGAAGAAGGCGAAGGAATCCGGATTGAAGGCTTGCAGCCGCTTGGGGTCAGCGCCCTCCACTACCTACCGGAAGATTTTGACCCGGGTTTCACCAAGAAACAGCAACACATCAACGACATCAATCCCCGCAACGAGGTGATCCTGCATGTCGACCTCAACCAGCGTGGTCTGGGAGGTGAAGACAGCTGGGGCAGGCTCCCCCATGAGCAATACCGGCTTCTGGATAACCAATATGCGTATGGCTTTGTGATCAGCCCTGCGGGTAGATAA
- a CDS encoding sodium/sugar symporter — translation MNNSGFQTIDFVIVGIYMVLLVSLGLFLSRNKKGVQKTANDYFLAGNKLTWWAVGASLIAANISAEQFIGMSGSGYKIGICVAAYEIMAAVTLIIVAKFLLPVMLKRHIYTIPQFLRERYNDGVGMAFSVFWLFLYIFVNLTSVAWLGSIAIEQILGLEGYRMQIVLVLFIIAGIYSIYGGLASVAWTDVLQVIFLIGGGLVTAYFALEAVSGEGKGALDGMSIIFDKLKSIPNDTHFNLIVDKSKSPDAFRDLPGIAAIVGGVWLTNIGYWGFNQYIIQKGLAAKSINEAQKGLIFAGFLKILIPFIVVIPGVTAFIMFNYPQDIPGIQQGYFDLSGSINVSDDAYPWLIRNFAPVGIKGLSFAALAAAVISSLASMLNSTSTIFTMDIYKQHIKKDATDKQLVRIGRLTAFLALVIAIIAVEPLLGGLDQAFQYIQEYSGFIYPGIIVVFGLGLLWKRASSKAAIWTSILTIPMGVLFKIALPDMPFQFRMGYIFIILFFIFVAITYVDNSRIAAEKATGDDRRKMLKWARFTLFFALLFILSAAIHKIMLIGGSTNEWVIYLENIGFEAFFFFGSLILSISLFLFSNANDIYKDEKAVPFDLSLFKTDKGFALGALGICLLVTIIYIFLW, via the coding sequence ATGAACAATTCTGGATTTCAGACAATTGACTTTGTCATTGTCGGGATTTACATGGTACTTCTAGTCAGTTTGGGTCTTTTCCTTTCCAGAAACAAGAAAGGAGTACAAAAGACAGCAAACGACTATTTCCTGGCGGGCAACAAGTTAACCTGGTGGGCTGTGGGTGCTTCACTGATCGCAGCCAACATCTCTGCCGAACAATTTATCGGCATGTCGGGTTCCGGTTATAAGATCGGTATCTGCGTGGCAGCCTACGAGATCATGGCTGCGGTAACCCTTATCATCGTAGCAAAGTTCCTACTGCCGGTGATGCTGAAACGACACATATACACCATCCCCCAGTTCCTGCGGGAACGTTACAACGATGGTGTGGGTATGGCCTTCTCAGTGTTCTGGCTCTTCCTCTACATCTTCGTCAACCTCACCTCTGTGGCCTGGCTGGGATCGATTGCCATTGAGCAGATCCTGGGATTGGAAGGGTATCGCATGCAGATCGTACTGGTATTATTCATCATCGCCGGTATCTACTCCATCTACGGCGGTCTCGCATCAGTTGCCTGGACCGATGTGCTGCAGGTCATCTTCCTGATCGGAGGCGGACTGGTCACAGCTTACTTTGCCCTGGAAGCCGTATCGGGTGAAGGAAAGGGCGCATTGGACGGGATGTCCATCATCTTCGACAAGCTGAAAAGCATCCCCAACGATACCCACTTCAACCTAATCGTCGACAAATCGAAATCGCCTGATGCGTTCCGTGATCTTCCCGGTATCGCTGCCATCGTGGGTGGAGTATGGCTCACCAACATCGGTTACTGGGGTTTCAATCAGTACATCATTCAAAAAGGACTTGCGGCCAAGAGCATTAACGAGGCACAGAAAGGTCTTATCTTCGCCGGTTTTCTGAAGATATTGATTCCCTTTATCGTGGTGATTCCCGGTGTAACCGCCTTCATCATGTTCAACTATCCGCAGGATATTCCGGGTATCCAGCAGGGCTACTTCGATCTTTCCGGATCGATCAACGTCTCCGATGACGCCTACCCCTGGCTGATCCGCAACTTTGCGCCGGTAGGGATCAAGGGACTCTCCTTCGCGGCATTGGCTGCCGCGGTCATCTCATCGTTGGCGTCGATGCTGAACTCCACCTCCACCATCTTCACGATGGATATCTACAAACAGCATATCAAGAAAGATGCCACCGACAAGCAGTTGGTACGCATCGGTCGCCTCACTGCCTTCCTGGCACTGGTGATTGCCATTATCGCCGTTGAGCCGCTGCTTGGGGGATTGGATCAGGCGTTCCAGTACATCCAGGAATATTCCGGTTTCATCTATCCAGGTATCATCGTGGTCTTCGGATTGGGACTTCTCTGGAAGAGAGCATCTTCGAAAGCAGCCATCTGGACCTCGATCCTCACCATCCCCATGGGAGTGCTCTTCAAGATCGCGTTGCCCGACATGCCGTTCCAGTTCAGGATGGGCTATATCTTCATCATCCTGTTCTTCATCTTCGTAGCGATCACCTATGTGGACAACTCCAGGATTGCAGCAGAAAAAGCTACCGGTGATGACCGGAGAAAAATGCTCAAATGGGCCCGCTTCACCCTCTTCTTCGCACTGTTGTTCATCCTCTCTGCTGCAATCCATAAGATTATGCTTATAGGTGGCAGCACCAACGAATGGGTGATCTACCTCGAGAACATCGGGTTCGAAGCCTTCTTCTTCTTTGGATCACTGATCCTTTCAATATCGCTGTTCCTCTTCTCAAATGCCAATGACATTTACAAGGATGAGAAGGCAGTACCATTCGATCTGTCACTCTTCAAGACCGACAAGGGGTTTGCCTTAGGAGCCCTGGGCATCTGTCTGCTGGTGACAATCATCTACATTTTCCTGTGGTAA
- a CDS encoding BNR repeat-containing protein gives MQKVILIILCLIPTLYCCGTKEKRFLNESGITTSTLTEEGAWCWFADPRALHYQDDQGSINRTYIGYIDVHGSIKATQIDHLTKSSTEVLIRSRFQPDDHNNPTFLVLPDERIMIFYSRHTDESCFYYRVSREPGDITTLGKEMQLETDHNTTYPSPFILSDDPEHIYLCWRGIGWHPTIARLTLPDEQDRVAFDRGPHQIVRSMKGAPGVRPYAKYATNGKDKIYLAYTTNHPDNQSENWIYLNSIDIHSYELSDITGDILSQIGSSPLHEVDITPRYREQHPYAVVDSTHARNWIWELVLDQEEHPVIAMVGIDTSKTSHDYYHVKWTGNEWKKTFLSNAGGHFHQSPDIEKCYSGGMTIDKDDPRVIYGSVPVKGKHGNVYELVKFTVAADGNKQTTEQITFDSPANNIRPYAIAGLQGATSLAWMQGDYYDWIVSKERPEGFPTAIRTAISLPEDSTSPEEGLLYEHHHEATTQMEDTIRVAASEAFTLALTLSFPTEKVSGEIIRFAGLTYVIPEEEMSKPYLTDGVSHYESSNMLARSDNWKKQDRATNGKWYAVEKLRKFRLVITYEEGTLRTYIDGLLDQSISLESLVLSEVTTGEPKSIIEQLFVFNRRLLQDEIKMLP, from the coding sequence ATGCAAAAAGTGATTCTAATCATCCTTTGTCTCATCCCCACACTTTATTGTTGCGGGACGAAGGAAAAGAGATTTTTGAACGAAAGTGGTATCACCACCAGCACCCTTACAGAAGAGGGCGCCTGGTGCTGGTTTGCAGACCCCCGTGCACTGCACTACCAGGATGATCAGGGAAGCATCAATCGCACCTATATTGGGTACATCGATGTACACGGATCGATCAAAGCCACACAAATAGATCATCTCACGAAAAGCAGCACGGAAGTGTTGATCCGCTCGCGGTTTCAACCTGACGACCATAACAATCCCACCTTCCTGGTGCTGCCCGATGAGCGGATCATGATCTTCTACTCGCGTCACACCGATGAGTCTTGTTTCTATTATCGTGTATCACGTGAACCGGGAGACATCACCACACTCGGGAAAGAGATGCAGCTGGAGACGGATCACAATACCACCTACCCCTCCCCTTTCATTCTATCGGATGATCCGGAACATATCTACCTCTGCTGGCGCGGAATAGGATGGCACCCCACCATTGCACGGTTGACGCTCCCCGATGAGCAAGACCGGGTGGCTTTCGACCGGGGTCCCCATCAGATTGTCCGCTCCATGAAAGGGGCTCCGGGAGTAAGACCCTACGCCAAATATGCCACCAACGGAAAAGATAAGATTTATCTTGCCTACACCACGAACCACCCCGACAACCAAAGCGAGAACTGGATCTACCTCAACAGCATTGATATTCACTCCTACGAGCTGAGCGATATCACAGGGGATATCCTTTCGCAGATTGGCAGTTCACCCCTGCATGAGGTTGACATCACCCCCCGGTACCGGGAGCAACACCCCTATGCAGTGGTGGATAGCACCCATGCACGCAACTGGATATGGGAACTGGTGCTCGACCAGGAGGAACATCCCGTGATTGCTATGGTAGGCATCGATACTTCCAAAACTTCACATGACTATTACCATGTAAAGTGGACAGGCAATGAGTGGAAGAAAACATTCCTCTCCAACGCCGGAGGTCATTTCCACCAGTCGCCCGACATCGAGAAATGTTACAGTGGTGGTATGACCATCGACAAGGATGATCCACGGGTGATTTACGGATCGGTGCCTGTGAAGGGTAAACATGGGAATGTGTACGAACTGGTAAAGTTCACCGTTGCAGCTGATGGAAACAAGCAGACTACTGAACAGATTACCTTCGATTCGCCTGCCAACAACATCCGCCCTTATGCCATCGCAGGGCTGCAAGGAGCGACGTCACTGGCATGGATGCAGGGTGACTATTACGACTGGATTGTGAGCAAAGAGAGGCCGGAAGGTTTTCCTACTGCCATCCGCACAGCCATCTCCTTGCCGGAAGACAGCACTAGTCCCGAAGAGGGGTTGCTCTATGAGCATCACCATGAAGCCACCACACAGATGGAGGACACCATTAGGGTTGCTGCCTCAGAGGCATTCACCCTGGCGCTGACGCTTTCGTTTCCCACAGAGAAGGTTAGCGGAGAAATCATCCGATTTGCCGGTCTCACCTATGTGATCCCGGAAGAGGAGATGTCCAAGCCCTACCTCACCGATGGCGTATCTCACTATGAGAGTAGCAATATGCTGGCCCGTTCAGATAATTGGAAAAAACAGGACAGAGCTACCAACGGCAAATGGTACGCAGTTGAGAAGCTCCGTAAATTCAGGCTTGTGATCACTTATGAGGAGGGAACACTCCGCACCTATATTGACGGGTTGCTCGATCAATCAATCTCCCTGGAAAGTCTCGTGCTCAGCGAGGTGACTACGGGAGAGCCAAAAAGTATCATTGAGCAGTTATTTGTTTTCAACCGAAGACTCTTGCAAGATGAGATCAAAATGCTTCCTTAA
- a CDS encoding response regulator — MSRVSSILIFICIFLSSLSAGGVNSMSRHNFHALSTTEGLPTSEVQKVFQDSEGFLWFATRNGLCRYDGYGITVFRSDLPNTHHLTDNNIYCLADDGRGNLWVGTSNGVNRFDKARGEFEEIPIQNSTGKVVAAILITEEGRVLIGLDDGLFVYDSASGSFVHHTTLHMGSTPINAPVKSIYEDQRNELWIGTWNSGLYRFDQNRNNIYTYPRLNPRNSAHVIYQDSRGRIWVGAWEGGLHLLENPYEPEHLSWKTYLHDASQPNSLSDNIVYDICEDPQSGNLWVGTRSGLSIMNETEPGSFINYSTFNDNNRLPNNEINSIVADNSGNIWIGSIGGGVIYTNTLKPKFEFFQVQLPEMPTAAIRSIYLNHHDQMWLSVGTYGIVFYDPESKVIVPQSEMPEFRELNQTTVYDIRSFNGDDLLFATYGDGLWHYRKGEPVKTYTTNNADFIRENRIRTLYVDRNQNLWVGTQSGLGVRLSDGKGLTFDQLTVEGRELANATMLHIMEDGEGRIWIATINHGLISVEGDPDNPDHLVFRNYSRENDLVTSNTFNVLFLDSSNRLWAGAESGKLYLFDSVSDRFVDKSPRFPILGSMINSIQEDSLGNLWIGTNVGLARLLFDETNELESYRIFSTADGLQDNFFIPKSSYSHKDRFYFGGYKGLACFSPGKINADIVPTPFYITDIQIMNRSFSELSPEIASTVSKLVPTFTDEITIEHRNNNFSIHFASLNYTNPELTRYAYKLVGFDQEWRYSDANHNAAHYNNLPAGDYTFLLRSTNLHGIWNKETRQLKVSVLPPFWLSWWAFLIYFLLLLTVGYLIYRNVTNRVLLRNQLRYKEIEQSKAEELNHAKLQFFTNITHELLTPLTIISASVDEIQRTAPRVEGLYATLTRNINRLTRLLQQILEFRKAETGNLQLRVSYGNISEFIRNSIEAFYPLIRKKKMHFSFLSDPEVIEGLFDPDKLDKILYNLLSNAAKYVGDGGSVQLTLLYETEERDQIRISVKDDGTGIPVDAQQILFKRFYEGDYRQHRTTGTGIGLSLVKDLVTLSHGSIEVVSEPGKGSEFIVILPIDISYFDDSEIDRPIAHEEQEGTVDKPQPAVEDALNEVKRGNLPGVLVVEDNEDILELMQRLLNNDYQVSTATNGKEALVMLEHEKIDLIVSDIMMPEIDGVELCRLVKKNIEYSHIPIILLTAKTDEKDRADAYESGADAFISKPFNLNVLHARIRNLLKNRERVAHDFKSQLVFDMKEMNITNIDETFLQKAIDCVNRHLDDSNFDQLQFSEEMGVSKSTLYNKLKSLTGLNTSAFITNIRMKAACRIMDQNRQIRISELAYAVGFNDPKYFSSCFKKEFNMRPTEYLERFAGSVES, encoded by the coding sequence ATGTCTCGTGTTTCCTCTATCCTCATCTTCATCTGTATCTTTCTATCTTCCCTCTCTGCTGGGGGGGTAAACAGTATGTCACGGCATAACTTTCATGCATTGAGTACGACAGAAGGTTTGCCAACGAGTGAAGTTCAGAAAGTGTTTCAGGACTCAGAAGGGTTTCTCTGGTTTGCCACACGCAACGGTCTTTGCCGTTACGACGGCTACGGGATCACCGTTTTTCGGTCCGACTTACCCAATACCCACCATCTGACCGACAACAACATCTATTGTTTGGCTGACGACGGGAGGGGGAACCTTTGGGTTGGCACCTCCAATGGTGTCAACCGTTTCGACAAGGCCCGGGGGGAGTTTGAAGAGATCCCCATTCAAAACAGTACCGGTAAAGTGGTGGCTGCCATCCTGATTACGGAGGAGGGACGCGTCCTGATTGGGCTGGATGATGGTCTCTTTGTGTATGACAGTGCCTCCGGCAGTTTTGTACACCATACAACCCTCCATATGGGAAGCACCCCGATTAACGCACCTGTGAAATCAATCTACGAAGATCAGCGCAACGAGCTTTGGATTGGCACCTGGAACAGTGGTCTCTATCGCTTCGACCAGAATCGTAACAACATTTACACCTATCCGAGGCTCAATCCGCGAAACTCAGCTCATGTCATCTATCAGGATAGCAGAGGACGAATCTGGGTGGGTGCCTGGGAAGGAGGATTGCATCTGTTGGAAAATCCGTACGAACCCGAACATTTAAGCTGGAAAACTTATCTGCACGATGCATCACAACCGAACAGCCTCTCCGATAACATTGTTTACGACATTTGTGAGGATCCGCAATCAGGCAATCTCTGGGTCGGCACCCGCAGCGGACTCAGTATCATGAACGAAACAGAACCGGGGAGTTTCATCAATTACAGTACTTTCAATGATAACAACCGTTTGCCCAACAACGAAATCAATTCAATAGTGGCTGATAACAGCGGGAACATATGGATTGGATCCATTGGGGGAGGGGTTATCTATACGAACACCCTGAAACCGAAATTTGAGTTCTTCCAGGTGCAGCTTCCCGAGATGCCCACTGCCGCCATCAGATCGATCTATCTGAACCACCATGACCAGATGTGGCTTAGCGTGGGCACCTATGGCATCGTCTTCTATGATCCCGAAAGTAAGGTGATTGTTCCGCAATCGGAGATGCCCGAATTCAGGGAGCTGAATCAGACCACTGTCTATGATATCCGTTCTTTCAATGGGGATGATCTTTTGTTCGCGACTTATGGCGATGGTTTGTGGCATTATCGCAAAGGTGAACCGGTAAAGACCTATACTACCAACAACGCTGATTTCATCCGGGAGAACCGAATACGAACGCTTTACGTTGACCGGAATCAGAATTTGTGGGTGGGTACCCAGTCAGGCTTGGGGGTACGTCTCAGTGACGGAAAAGGATTGACGTTCGATCAACTCACTGTAGAAGGCCGCGAACTGGCCAATGCAACCATGCTTCATATCATGGAAGATGGGGAGGGCAGAATTTGGATTGCCACCATCAATCATGGCCTGATCAGCGTGGAAGGTGATCCGGATAATCCGGATCACCTGGTTTTCCGCAACTATTCCAGAGAGAATGACCTAGTCACCTCAAATACATTTAATGTCCTTTTCCTCGACTCTTCAAATCGTCTTTGGGCAGGTGCAGAGAGTGGGAAGCTTTATCTTTTTGACAGTGTGTCCGACCGTTTCGTGGACAAATCACCCCGCTTTCCGATATTGGGCAGTATGATCAATTCCATTCAGGAGGACAGCCTTGGGAATTTGTGGATTGGTACCAATGTTGGTCTGGCCAGGCTCTTGTTTGATGAAACGAATGAGTTGGAGAGTTATCGGATCTTCAGCACTGCAGACGGTTTGCAGGATAATTTTTTCATTCCCAAATCTTCATACAGCCACAAGGACAGGTTCTATTTTGGGGGATACAAAGGACTGGCCTGTTTCTCCCCCGGGAAGATCAATGCTGACATTGTACCCACTCCTTTTTACATCACCGATATTCAAATAATGAATCGTTCATTCTCGGAATTGTCACCTGAGATTGCAAGCACCGTTTCAAAACTTGTGCCCACATTCACCGATGAGATTACCATTGAACATCGCAACAATAATTTCAGCATCCATTTTGCCTCATTAAACTATACCAATCCTGAGCTCACCCGATACGCCTATAAACTGGTGGGTTTCGATCAGGAGTGGCGATACAGTGATGCGAATCACAACGCTGCTCATTACAACAACCTGCCTGCAGGGGATTATACCTTTCTGTTGCGGTCCACAAACCTCCATGGCATCTGGAACAAGGAGACCAGACAATTGAAGGTATCGGTGTTGCCTCCTTTCTGGCTTAGCTGGTGGGCTTTTCTGATCTATTTCCTGTTGCTTTTAACCGTCGGTTACCTGATTTACCGGAATGTGACAAACCGTGTCCTGCTGCGCAATCAATTGCGATACAAAGAAATTGAACAATCGAAGGCGGAAGAACTCAACCATGCCAAGTTGCAGTTTTTCACCAATATCACCCATGAGTTATTGACCCCGCTCACCATCATCTCAGCTTCGGTCGATGAGATACAACGAACAGCACCCCGCGTCGAGGGTCTTTATGCCACACTCACCCGTAACATCAACCGACTGACACGTTTGTTGCAACAGATCCTGGAGTTCAGGAAAGCGGAGACAGGAAATCTGCAGTTGCGTGTTTCTTATGGTAATATCTCTGAGTTTATCCGCAATTCCATCGAAGCTTTCTACCCGCTGATCCGCAAGAAGAAAATGCATTTCTCTTTCCTCAGTGATCCGGAGGTGATTGAGGGTCTTTTTGATCCGGACAAGCTGGACAAGATTCTCTATAATCTTCTCTCCAATGCTGCCAAATATGTGGGGGATGGTGGCTCTGTTCAGCTTACGCTTTTATATGAAACAGAGGAGAGGGATCAAATCCGCATCTCGGTAAAAGATGACGGCACCGGCATCCCCGTTGATGCACAACAGATTTTGTTCAAACGGTTCTACGAAGGAGACTATCGGCAGCACAGAACAACCGGGACCGGCATTGGTCTTTCACTGGTGAAAGATCTGGTGACCCTCTCGCATGGTAGCATCGAGGTGGTGAGTGAGCCCGGTAAAGGGAGTGAATTCATTGTGATCCTGCCTATCGATATCTCCTACTTCGATGATTCCGAAATAGATCGTCCTATCGCCCACGAAGAGCAGGAGGGCACCGTTGATAAGCCGCAACCTGCTGTAGAAGATGCGCTCAATGAAGTGAAAAGAGGCAATCTCCCGGGGGTGTTGGTTGTGGAAGACAATGAGGATATCCTTGAGTTGATGCAGCGTTTGTTGAACAACGACTACCAGGTTAGTACCGCAACCAATGGGAAAGAAGCTCTGGTGATGCTGGAACATGAGAAGATCGATCTGATTGTGTCAGACATCATGATGCCCGAGATTGACGGAGTCGAACTGTGCCGTTTGGTCAAGAAAAACATTGAGTACAGTCATATCCCCATTATCCTCTTGACGGCCAAGACCGATGAAAAAGATCGTGCCGATGCTTATGAGTCAGGTGCCGACGCGTTTATCAGCAAACCCTTTAACCTGAATGTACTGCATGCCAGGATCAGAAATCTATTGAAGAACCGTGAACGTGTGGCGCATGATTTCAAGAGCCAGCTGGTGTTCGACATGAAGGAGATGAACATCACCAATATCGATGAGACCTTTCTGCAAAAAGCCATCGATTGTGTCAACCGGCATCTCGATGATTCAAACTTCGATCAGCTTCAGTTCTCGGAAGAGATGGGGGTCAGCAAGTCAACCCTCTACAACAAATTAAAATCGCTCACCGGACTGAATACATCGGCATTCATCACCAATATCCGGATGAAAGCTGCCTGTCGCATCATGGATCAGAACAGACAGATACGCATTTCTGAACTGGCCTATGCGGTGGGGTTCAACGATCCCAAATATTTCAGTTCCTGTTTCAAAAAGGAATTCAACATGCGTCCCACGGAGTACCTGGAGCGTTTTGCCGGTTCAGTTGAGAGTTAA